A single Phytohabitans houttuyneae DNA region contains:
- a CDS encoding inositol monophosphatase family protein has protein sequence MSDAELAIAAAEAGAAVVRARFGQPVELHAKSGRDFATAADLEAEKVILDVLRSARPGDAVLAEESGGGGEAGADRVWLVDPLCGTHNFAARTPLVAVNVALRAGGEVTAAASADPFSGETYWTGGGVARVRVDGTDRPLTPDATVPLVEVNLEPPFANGPGFRATRLLSDVAFNQRFGPRVTSTTLALLWVADGRRAAFLSDSDLRDNVHYAGPVAICRAAGCVVTGLRGQPPYEGAAGIVASADQQTHDALLALVAKQFPGGRQ, from the coding sequence ATGTCAGACGCGGAACTCGCCATTGCCGCGGCGGAGGCGGGTGCCGCCGTCGTGCGGGCCCGGTTCGGCCAGCCGGTCGAGCTGCACGCCAAGTCCGGCCGGGACTTCGCCACCGCCGCCGACCTGGAGGCGGAGAAGGTGATCCTCGACGTGCTGCGGTCCGCCCGGCCGGGCGACGCGGTGCTGGCCGAGGAGTCCGGGGGCGGCGGCGAGGCCGGCGCGGACCGGGTGTGGCTTGTCGACCCGCTCTGCGGCACCCACAACTTCGCCGCGCGCACCCCGCTCGTCGCCGTCAACGTCGCGCTGCGCGCCGGCGGCGAGGTGACCGCGGCGGCCTCGGCCGACCCGTTCAGCGGCGAGACGTACTGGACCGGCGGCGGCGTGGCGCGGGTGCGCGTCGACGGCACCGACCGGCCGCTCACCCCCGACGCCACGGTGCCGCTCGTCGAGGTCAACCTCGAGCCGCCGTTCGCCAACGGGCCGGGCTTCCGGGCCACCCGGCTGCTCAGCGACGTGGCGTTCAACCAGCGGTTCGGCCCGCGGGTCACCTCGACGACGCTGGCGCTGCTGTGGGTGGCGGACGGGCGGCGGGCCGCGTTCCTGAGCGACAGCGACCTGCGCGACAACGTGCACTACGCCGGCCCGGTCGCGATCTGCCGGGCCGCCGGCTGCGTGGTGACCGGGCTGCGCGGGCAGCCGCCGTACGAGGGCGCCGCGGGCATCGTCGCCTCCGCCGACCAGCAGACCCACGACGCGCTGCTCGCGCTCGTCGCCAAGCAGTTTCCGGGAGGCCGGCAGTGA
- a CDS encoding glycosyltransferase 87 family protein, translating into MEQERTGLPPWLGPAGLAAMLLCAGSYWLFARHSGGGLWNGLDLGVYQAGGAAARHGHAVYDIAVGRARLPFTYPPATLVVFEPLSRIGRENALLLVNAAGFAALAATVWLTLGMLGYRRDAGRAGVTFAVCGLAVWLEPFVQHFALGQVNIFLMLLVVADLSLRDDRWYKGAGIGLAAAAKLVPGLFVLFLLLTGRRRAAGVAAGAFVAVTLLGAVLYPDESRTYWGGAFLDSSRVTTATSGPGYVFNQSLRGLAVRTFGGTHWGDRIWLPLAAAALLAGLWLAVLAHRRGEEALAMVLCAFTAILVSPVSWTHHWVWAAPALVVLADAVRRTRDRAQPLAASLLCGFVLVLFAWPLSGPRRPPLPRGILGVLPRNSGNELEWTLGEHLRGELYTAAVLLLFAVAAAWLVRGAVSGPRETPATAPPIRR; encoded by the coding sequence GTGGAGCAGGAGCGCACCGGCCTGCCGCCGTGGCTGGGGCCGGCGGGCCTGGCCGCCATGCTGCTGTGCGCGGGGTCGTACTGGCTGTTCGCGCGGCACAGCGGCGGCGGCCTGTGGAACGGCCTGGACCTCGGCGTCTACCAGGCCGGCGGCGCGGCGGCGCGGCACGGCCACGCGGTGTACGACATCGCCGTCGGGCGGGCCCGGCTGCCGTTCACGTACCCGCCGGCCACGCTCGTGGTCTTCGAGCCGCTCTCCCGGATCGGCCGGGAGAACGCGCTGCTGCTCGTGAACGCCGCCGGCTTCGCGGCGCTGGCGGCCACCGTCTGGCTCACCCTCGGCATGCTGGGGTACCGCCGTGACGCCGGCCGGGCCGGTGTGACGTTCGCCGTGTGCGGGCTGGCCGTGTGGCTGGAGCCGTTCGTGCAGCACTTCGCGCTCGGCCAGGTCAACATCTTCCTCATGCTGCTGGTCGTCGCCGACCTGAGCCTGCGCGACGACCGGTGGTACAAGGGCGCCGGCATCGGGCTCGCCGCGGCGGCCAAGCTCGTGCCGGGCCTGTTCGTCCTCTTCCTGCTGCTGACCGGCCGGCGCCGCGCGGCGGGTGTCGCGGCCGGCGCGTTCGTGGCCGTCACGCTGCTCGGCGCCGTGCTGTACCCGGACGAGTCGCGCACCTACTGGGGCGGAGCGTTCCTGGACTCGAGCCGGGTCACCACGGCCACGTCCGGTCCGGGGTACGTGTTCAACCAGTCGCTGCGCGGCCTGGCCGTGCGCACCTTCGGCGGCACCCACTGGGGTGACCGGATCTGGCTGCCGCTGGCCGCCGCCGCGCTGCTGGCCGGGCTGTGGCTCGCGGTCCTGGCCCACCGGCGGGGCGAGGAGGCCCTCGCCATGGTGCTGTGCGCGTTCACCGCGATCCTCGTCTCGCCGGTCTCCTGGACCCACCACTGGGTCTGGGCGGCGCCCGCGCTGGTGGTGCTCGCCGACGCCGTCCGGCGCACCCGCGACCGCGCCCAGCCGCTCGCCGCGAGCCTGCTGTGCGGCTTCGTGCTGGTGCTGTTCGCGTGGCCGCTGTCCGGCCCGCGCCGGCCGCCGCTGCCCCGCGGCATCCTCGGCGTCCTGCCCCGCAACTCCGGCAACGAGCTGGAGTGGACACTCGGCGAGCACCTGCGCGGCGAGCTGTACACCGCCGCGGTCCTGCTCCTGTTCGCCGTGGCGGCGGCCTGGCTGGTCCGCGGCGCGGTGTCCGGCCCGCGGGAAACGCCGGCGACCGCCCCGCCGATCCGCCGATAA
- a CDS encoding ThuA domain-containing protein yields MSGGAVLRRLAAGLVGLAVLVVAVFVAPASPAAAAPVTKVMVFSKTAGFRHSSIPNGIAAIQQLGAANGFSVTATEDAAQFTTANLAQFQAVIFLSTTGDVLNASQQSAFQSYIASGKGYVGVHAAADTEYDWAWYGGLVGAYFASHPAIQQATIRVEDSSNGMTSHLPANWTRSDEWYNYRTNPRPNVRVLMRLDEATYSGGSMGDHPISWCQQYGGGRSFYTGLGHTEASYTESNFTRMLLGAIQWAGGATTATCTPATNPVSGTSWRARANNRFVTTAAGNLIASATAASTNSERFDIVDLGGGNVAFRSKANGQYVCADNAGAAPLVANRASVGAWETFARVNNSDGTVSFRAQANGRYVVAENGGAAALIANRTTIGAWEKFDLVN; encoded by the coding sequence ATGAGCGGAGGAGCAGTGTTGAGACGTCTGGCGGCCGGCCTGGTCGGGCTGGCCGTACTCGTGGTGGCGGTGTTCGTGGCACCGGCGTCGCCCGCCGCGGCCGCACCCGTCACCAAGGTCATGGTGTTCTCCAAGACGGCCGGGTTCCGGCACTCGTCGATCCCCAACGGCATCGCGGCGATCCAGCAGCTGGGCGCCGCCAACGGCTTCTCGGTCACGGCCACCGAGGACGCGGCACAGTTCACCACCGCCAACCTGGCGCAGTTCCAGGCCGTGATCTTCCTGTCCACGACCGGCGACGTGCTCAACGCGAGCCAGCAGAGCGCGTTCCAGTCGTACATCGCGAGCGGCAAGGGCTACGTCGGCGTCCACGCGGCGGCCGACACCGAGTACGACTGGGCCTGGTACGGCGGGCTGGTCGGCGCCTACTTCGCCTCACACCCGGCGATCCAGCAGGCGACCATCCGCGTCGAGGACAGCTCGAACGGGATGACCTCGCACCTGCCGGCCAACTGGACCCGCTCCGACGAGTGGTACAACTACCGCACCAACCCGCGCCCCAACGTGCGCGTGCTGATGCGGCTCGACGAGGCGACGTACAGCGGCGGCTCGATGGGCGACCACCCGATCTCCTGGTGCCAGCAGTACGGCGGCGGCCGCTCGTTCTACACCGGGCTCGGGCACACCGAGGCGTCGTACACGGAGAGCAACTTCACCCGCATGCTGCTCGGCGCGATCCAGTGGGCCGGCGGCGCGACGACCGCGACCTGCACGCCGGCGACCAACCCGGTCAGCGGCACCTCGTGGCGGGCGCGGGCGAACAACCGGTTCGTCACCACCGCCGCCGGCAACCTGATCGCCAGCGCCACGGCGGCGTCGACAAACAGCGAGCGGTTCGACATCGTGGACCTCGGCGGCGGCAACGTGGCGTTCCGCTCCAAGGCCAACGGCCAGTACGTCTGCGCGGACAACGCGGGCGCCGCGCCGCTCGTGGCCAACCGGGCGTCGGTCGGCGCGTGGGAGACCTTCGCGCGGGTGAACAACTCCGACGGCACCGTGAGCTTCCGGGCTCAGGCCAACGGCCGCTACGTCGTCGCCGAGAACGGCGGCGCGGCGGCGCTGATCGCCAACCGCACCACGATCGGCGCCTGGGAGAAGTTCGACCTGGTCAACTAG
- a CDS encoding alpha/beta fold hydrolase, protein MRRLFTALVLVLAAAGLLATPAASSASGSHGPKPTVVLVHGAFADASGWNDVIKRLHRKGYPVIAPANPLRGVPSDSAYIATVLASITGPIVLVGHSYGGIVITNAATGNPNVKALVYIAAFAPDQGEPLVALQTKFPGSRLGLEALDIRPTGPQTADGYIKASLFREIFAADLPASTTALMAATQRPGDLGTLEQVSGPPAWKAVPSWYLVAKQDQVIPAAAQRFMAERAGARTREVNASHVAMMSRPDTAADLILAAARS, encoded by the coding sequence GTGAGAAGACTCTTCACCGCGCTCGTGCTCGTGCTCGCCGCGGCCGGCCTGCTCGCCACCCCGGCGGCGTCCTCGGCTTCCGGCTCGCACGGGCCCAAGCCGACGGTCGTGCTGGTGCACGGCGCGTTCGCCGACGCGTCCGGCTGGAACGACGTCATCAAGCGCCTGCACCGCAAGGGCTACCCGGTGATCGCGCCGGCCAACCCGCTGCGCGGCGTGCCGTCCGACTCCGCGTACATCGCGACGGTGCTGGCCAGCATCACCGGTCCGATCGTCCTGGTTGGACACTCGTACGGCGGCATCGTCATCACAAACGCCGCGACCGGAAACCCCAACGTGAAGGCGCTTGTCTACATCGCGGCCTTCGCACCGGACCAGGGCGAGCCGCTCGTCGCGCTGCAGACGAAGTTTCCCGGCAGCCGGCTGGGACTCGAAGCTCTCGACATCCGCCCGACCGGCCCGCAGACGGCGGACGGCTACATCAAGGCGAGCCTGTTCCGGGAGATCTTCGCGGCCGACCTGCCGGCGAGCACCACCGCGCTGATGGCCGCCACCCAGCGCCCCGGCGACCTGGGCACGCTCGAGCAGGTGTCCGGGCCGCCGGCCTGGAAGGCGGTCCCGTCCTGGTACCTGGTCGCCAAGCAGGACCAGGTGATCCCGGCCGCCGCCCAGCGCTTCATGGCCGAGCGCGCCGGCGCCCGTACCAGGGAGGTCAACGCCTCGCACGTGGCGATGATGTCCCGGCCGGACACCGCCGCGGACCTCATCCTCGCGGCCGCCCGTTCCTAA
- a CDS encoding MBL fold metallo-hydrolase, which produces MHADVRLTHVGGPTVLIEVAGWRLLTDPTFDPAGRTYAFGWGTSSRKLAGPAVAADALGPVDAVLLTHDHHGDNLDEAGRRLLPAAGAVVTTVPGARRLGGGATGLAPWASTTLEGRGRPSIEVTATPCRHGPPLSRPIVGDVVGFALRWEGQRHGALWISGDTVLYGGVRQVAGRVKVGLAVLHLGGVRFPVTGPVRYTMTARDAVTLLGEVRPHTVVPVHYEGWKHFQQPRPVIEREFAAAPRDVRDRIRWLPIGTPTDLET; this is translated from the coding sequence ATGCACGCTGACGTACGGCTCACCCACGTCGGCGGCCCCACCGTCCTGATCGAGGTGGCCGGGTGGCGGCTGCTGACCGACCCGACGTTCGACCCGGCCGGACGCACGTACGCGTTCGGCTGGGGCACCTCCTCCCGCAAGCTGGCCGGCCCGGCGGTCGCCGCGGACGCGCTCGGGCCGGTCGACGCGGTGCTGCTGACCCACGACCACCACGGCGACAACCTCGACGAGGCCGGGCGGCGGCTCCTGCCCGCCGCCGGCGCCGTCGTCACCACCGTGCCCGGCGCCCGCCGGCTCGGCGGCGGCGCCACCGGGCTCGCCCCGTGGGCGTCGACCACATTGGAGGGTCGGGGGCGGCCGTCCATCGAGGTCACCGCGACGCCCTGCCGGCACGGGCCGCCGCTGAGCAGGCCGATCGTCGGCGACGTGGTCGGCTTCGCCCTGCGCTGGGAGGGGCAGCGGCACGGTGCGCTGTGGATATCCGGCGACACCGTGCTCTACGGCGGTGTCCGGCAGGTCGCCGGCCGGGTGAAGGTCGGCCTGGCGGTGCTGCACCTCGGCGGCGTGCGCTTCCCGGTCACCGGCCCGGTCCGCTACACGATGACCGCCCGCGACGCCGTCACCCTGCTCGGCGAGGTACGCCCGCACACCGTCGTGCCCGTGCACTACGAGGGCTGGAAGCACTTCCAGCAACCCCGACCCGTCATCGAGCGCGAGTTCGCCGCCGCACCGCGCGACGTGCGCGACCGCATCCGCTGGCTGCCGATCGGCACCCCCACCGACCTGGAGACCTGA
- a CDS encoding alpha/beta hydrolase, giving the protein MTTPDTIVLVHGFWVTPRSWEQWVTHYESKGFRVIAPGYPGFEVEVEALRENPQIIVDVTVPAIIEKIEGVLRELDKPPIIMGHSAGGAFTQILLDHGFGAAGVALNSAPTEGVRVVPLSQVKSTFPVLKSPANRHKAVGLSLEEWSYAFTNTFTEDESRALYERYHIPANGGILWGSVLANFQPGHQDTWVDYHNDNRAPLLFISGSEDHIMPPAIQKSNAKHYKSNTITEVKEYEGYAHLLPAQKGWEEIADYALDWALSHAR; this is encoded by the coding sequence ATGACCACGCCCGACACGATCGTCCTCGTCCACGGATTCTGGGTGACGCCACGCAGCTGGGAGCAGTGGGTCACGCACTACGAGTCGAAGGGCTTCCGGGTGATCGCGCCCGGCTACCCCGGCTTCGAGGTGGAGGTCGAGGCGCTGCGGGAGAACCCGCAGATCATCGTCGACGTCACCGTGCCCGCGATCATCGAGAAGATCGAGGGGGTCCTGCGGGAGCTGGACAAGCCGCCGATCATCATGGGCCACTCGGCCGGCGGCGCGTTCACCCAGATCCTGCTCGACCACGGCTTCGGCGCCGCCGGCGTCGCGCTCAACTCGGCGCCCACCGAGGGAGTCCGGGTCGTGCCGCTGTCCCAGGTGAAGTCCACCTTCCCGGTGCTGAAGAGCCCGGCCAACCGGCACAAGGCGGTCGGGCTGTCCCTGGAGGAGTGGTCGTACGCGTTCACCAACACGTTCACCGAGGACGAGTCGCGCGCCCTCTACGAGCGCTACCACATCCCGGCGAACGGCGGCATCCTCTGGGGCAGCGTGCTGGCCAACTTCCAGCCCGGCCACCAGGACACCTGGGTCGACTACCACAACGACAACCGGGCGCCGCTGCTGTTCATCTCCGGCAGCGAGGACCACATCATGCCGCCGGCGATCCAGAAGTCGAACGCCAAGCACTACAAGTCCAACACGATCACCGAGGTCAAGGAGTACGAGGGGTACGCGCACCTGCTGCCCGCGCAGAAGGGCTGGGAGGAGATCGCCGACTACGCGCTCGACTGGGCGCTGTCCCATGCACGCTGA